Proteins from one Ketobacter alkanivorans genomic window:
- a CDS encoding fatty acid desaturase family protein, whose product MTTATQPNVEQLTEEKVQFGGLDGRRRLTKEQYEGLQQEFDALRDEIRADLGQADVDYMKNIIRIQRYLEVAGRTLIHFSFTPVPFMLGVAALSVSKIMDNMEIGHNVMHGQFDWANDPKMHSKNFEWDTACDAGSWKRTHNFEHHTFTNIIGKDRDYGYAVLRLSDETPWTPMRSFQTVYFALLSIFFQWGVALHELESERLRDGTFDLDEKKPYLKGLFRKGAKQVFKDYIFFPALAGPFFWKVMLGNAMANLGRNLWASAIIFCGHFTEQAQAFTEEECENETKGEWYYRQLLGSSNLSGSKLLHVMSGHLSYQIEHHLFPDIPANRYEEMGPKVEEICAKYGLPYNTGPFWHQYGTVLKRVWKYSFPTGGQERS is encoded by the coding sequence ACTACCGCTACCCAACCCAATGTAGAACAGTTAACCGAAGAAAAAGTGCAATTCGGTGGGCTGGACGGTCGACGTCGCCTCACCAAGGAGCAGTATGAAGGGCTGCAGCAGGAATTCGACGCGCTGCGTGACGAAATTCGTGCAGACCTGGGTCAAGCCGATGTGGATTACATGAAAAACATCATCCGCATCCAGCGCTACCTGGAAGTTGCCGGCCGCACACTGATTCATTTCAGCTTCACACCCGTACCGTTCATGCTCGGCGTGGCTGCATTGTCTGTATCCAAAATCATGGACAACATGGAAATTGGTCATAACGTTATGCACGGTCAGTTCGACTGGGCCAACGACCCCAAAATGCACTCCAAGAATTTTGAGTGGGATACCGCCTGTGATGCCGGATCCTGGAAGCGCACCCACAACTTCGAACATCACACCTTCACCAACATCATCGGTAAGGATCGTGATTACGGCTATGCCGTTCTGAGATTGTCGGATGAAACACCTTGGACCCCCATGCGCAGCTTCCAAACTGTCTACTTTGCTCTGCTGAGCATCTTCTTCCAGTGGGGTGTAGCATTGCACGAGCTGGAAAGTGAGCGCCTGCGCGATGGCACGTTCGACCTGGACGAGAAAAAGCCTTACTTGAAAGGCCTGTTCCGCAAAGGCGCGAAACAAGTGTTCAAGGATTATATCTTCTTCCCCGCTCTGGCTGGCCCATTCTTCTGGAAAGTCATGCTGGGTAACGCCATGGCCAACCTGGGTCGTAACCTGTGGGCATCGGCCATTATCTTCTGCGGACACTTTACCGAACAGGCCCAGGCGTTCACCGAAGAAGAATGCGAAAATGAAACCAAGGGTGAGTGGTACTATCGTCAGCTGCTGGGTTCCAGCAACCTGTCCGGCAGCAAGTTGCTGCACGTAATGAGTGGCCATCTGAGTTATCAGATCGAACACCATCTGTTCCCAGACATCCCAGCCAATCGCTACGAGGAAATGGGCCCCAAAGTAGAAGAAATCTGTGCCAAATACGGCTTGCCATACAACACTGGGCCCTTCTGGCACCAGTACGGCACCGTGTTGAAACGGGTTTGGAAGTATTCTTTCCCTACCGGTGGCCAGGAACGTAGCTAG
- a CDS encoding porin family protein, which yields MNKMLIAAATATGLLCASQSALAEGDTYIGAQYTMFTVSTSGADDLEPDGMALVLGGKLSDNFMIEGRFGRSLSDDNIPGVALKVDEQIGFYVKGGMEFADMVFPYVALGYTKVDFETRGAIDQTESDLSYGVGADLHFGNLQVGIEWMMLQDKTDYELEGLSLTGAWRF from the coding sequence ATGAATAAAATGCTCATAGCTGCTGCAACCGCCACTGGCCTATTGTGTGCGTCTCAATCTGCGTTGGCAGAAGGCGACACCTACATTGGTGCCCAATACACTATGTTCACGGTTAGCACTTCTGGTGCAGATGACTTGGAGCCTGATGGTATGGCTCTGGTTCTGGGCGGAAAGCTAAGCGATAACTTTATGATCGAAGGCCGCTTTGGTCGCAGCTTAAGCGATGACAACATCCCCGGCGTTGCCCTGAAAGTCGATGAACAGATCGGTTTTTATGTAAAAGGCGGCATGGAATTCGCGGATATGGTGTTCCCTTACGTTGCCCTTGGCTACACCAAAGTAGACTTTGAAACTCGCGGAGCCATTGATCAAACCGAATCCGACCTCTCCTACGGTGTCGGCGCTGATCTTCATTTCGGCAACTTGCAAGTGGGCATCGAATGGATGATGCTGCAAGACAAGACCGACTATGAACTGGAAGGCCTAAGCCTGACCGGCGCCTGGCGCTTCTAA
- the mgtE gene encoding magnesium transporter, translating into MSEFETRPKKLAQRLAPVLAQLQRQAVVETVTHRQQQKRADVIENLVQRQQSAALSRELKKLNNADIAHLLNMLPADKRRTVWQQLDNHNAGDVLVELNDTIAEDLIEITEPARLGIILGTLDIDELTEIADLLPAPLLNQAVSSLEANERNWVERTLSYPQGTVGDNMSKDSLTLNERHTINQAIELVRSTPELPPQTDKLFVLGKHRQLVGVVPLIDLIRHPGETLIEDCMDKDVVTFAPHDDAEDAGQAFERYDLISAPVVDERHRLVGRLTVESIMDYLREVAENQALAKEGLRAGTDLFGPILEGARERWPWLMINLCTAFIASRFISIFEDTIQQLVALAALMPIVASVGGNTGNQTAALVIRGLAMEQIQRGNLSYIYRKELIISLLNGVIWGALLGLFAWMLYSNLLLGAVMMAAVTLNLLLAALIGITVPFLLDRLNKDPAMGSSVVLTFATDSMGFFLFLGLATLILV; encoded by the coding sequence ATGAGCGAATTTGAAACCCGCCCCAAAAAGCTGGCCCAGCGCCTGGCGCCGGTACTGGCACAACTGCAACGTCAGGCCGTGGTGGAAACCGTCACCCACCGCCAACAGCAGAAGCGTGCAGATGTCATCGAAAACCTGGTACAGCGACAGCAAAGCGCGGCTCTCAGCCGTGAACTGAAGAAGCTCAATAACGCCGACATCGCCCACCTCCTAAACATGCTGCCCGCAGACAAACGGCGAACCGTATGGCAACAACTTGACAACCACAACGCCGGGGATGTTCTGGTTGAGCTGAACGACACTATTGCCGAAGACCTGATCGAGATCACCGAGCCAGCTCGCCTGGGCATCATCCTTGGTACTCTGGACATCGACGAGCTCACCGAAATTGCCGACCTGCTCCCTGCGCCCCTCCTCAATCAAGCTGTCTCCTCCCTGGAGGCCAACGAGCGTAACTGGGTGGAACGCACCCTGTCCTACCCGCAAGGCACGGTAGGCGACAATATGAGCAAGGACAGCCTGACCTTGAACGAACGCCACACCATCAACCAGGCCATCGAACTGGTACGCTCCACACCGGAGCTGCCACCGCAAACCGACAAACTATTTGTGCTTGGCAAACACCGGCAACTGGTGGGCGTAGTGCCGCTTATCGATTTGATCCGCCATCCCGGTGAAACACTGATTGAAGACTGCATGGACAAAGATGTAGTCACCTTCGCCCCCCATGACGATGCCGAAGACGCGGGACAGGCATTCGAGCGTTACGACCTGATCTCCGCCCCGGTGGTGGACGAGCGCCATCGATTGGTGGGCCGCTTAACGGTTGAGTCCATCATGGATTACCTGCGTGAGGTTGCCGAAAATCAGGCATTGGCCAAAGAGGGCCTGAGGGCTGGCACCGACCTGTTCGGCCCCATCCTTGAGGGTGCCCGTGAACGCTGGCCCTGGCTTATGATCAACCTGTGCACTGCATTTATTGCCAGCCGCTTTATCAGCATTTTCGAGGACACCATTCAACAACTGGTGGCACTGGCCGCCCTCATGCCCATCGTCGCCAGTGTCGGCGGCAATACCGGCAACCAGACTGCAGCTCTCGTGATTCGTGGTTTGGCCATGGAGCAGATCCAGCGCGGCAATCTTTCTTATATCTATCGAAAGGAATTAATCATCAGCCTGCTCAATGGCGTGATCTGGGGGGCACTACTGGGCCTGTTCGCCTGGATGCTCTACAGCAACCTGCTGCTGGGGGCGGTCATGATGGCGGCGGTAACCCTTAACTTGTTGCTAGCTGCGCTCATCGGAATCACCGTTCCATTCCTACTGGATCGGCTCAATAAAGATCCAGCCATGGGCTCCTCCGTGGTACTGACCTTCGCCACCGACAGCATGGGATTTTTCCTCTTCCTCGGGCTCGCCACCCTCATTCTGGTCTAG
- a CDS encoding acyl-CoA dehydrogenase C-terminal domain-containing protein: MASYQAPLQDMEFLLFDVFAAHRRWQEWPSLAEVLDEDTGRAMLAEAGKLAASSIAPLNRSGDEEGVSWDNGVVRAPTGFKEAYKAFCEAGLSALTGNPNYGGLGMPKSLAVLVDEMMYAANSAFNLYPALSAGACLALDAHGSSELKQRFLPKMYAGDWSGTMCLTEPHAGSDLGLIRSKAVPAEGGSFRISGTKIFITGGDHDLTDNIIHLVLAKLPDAPSGSRGISLFLVPKYRVVADGSVAGENGVSCGSVEHKMGIKGSATCVINFDSAEGYLVGELNRGLQCMFTMMNCERLSIGIQGLGCGDASYQNAVQYARERLQGRDVQGADKAKAADPIIVHPDVRRMLLNMKALNEAGRAFAVYLGLHLDQAKYGASAEEQARADAKVALLTPVAKAFFTDMGLDCTVLGQQVFGGHGYIREWGQEQLVRDVRIAQIYEGTNGIQAMDLLQRKVFANNGEWMEAYLDEIREFATTVQEASLRELADDLRARSLQLQTLTETVLRSADESPLELGAAACDYLHVVGYVSYGYMWLKMMVSADDSSTKQKTGRYYFSRILPRIDSLIAAVESGSGAMMSLSEAEF, translated from the coding sequence ATGGCCAGTTATCAAGCCCCGCTGCAAGATATGGAGTTCCTGTTGTTTGACGTGTTTGCTGCCCATCGTCGCTGGCAGGAGTGGCCATCGTTGGCTGAGGTGCTGGATGAAGACACCGGTCGGGCCATGTTGGCAGAAGCAGGCAAGTTGGCGGCCAGCTCCATCGCGCCACTGAACCGTTCAGGGGACGAGGAGGGGGTGAGCTGGGATAACGGGGTGGTGCGTGCCCCAACAGGCTTTAAAGAGGCTTATAAGGCGTTCTGTGAGGCAGGCTTGTCGGCGCTTACCGGTAATCCGAATTACGGCGGCCTGGGCATGCCGAAATCCCTTGCGGTGCTGGTGGATGAGATGATGTACGCCGCCAATAGTGCGTTCAATTTGTATCCAGCGCTGTCTGCAGGTGCCTGTTTGGCTTTGGATGCCCACGGCTCCAGCGAGTTAAAGCAGCGCTTTCTGCCCAAGATGTATGCAGGGGATTGGAGCGGCACCATGTGTTTGACGGAGCCTCATGCGGGCAGCGACCTTGGGTTGATTCGCAGCAAGGCGGTGCCTGCTGAAGGCGGCAGCTTTCGGATCAGTGGAACCAAAATTTTCATTACCGGCGGCGATCACGATCTGACGGATAACATTATCCATCTGGTGTTGGCCAAACTGCCGGATGCACCGTCTGGCTCTCGCGGCATCTCGCTGTTTTTGGTGCCTAAATACCGGGTGGTGGCGGATGGCTCCGTGGCGGGTGAAAACGGGGTTTCTTGCGGGTCGGTTGAACACAAGATGGGCATTAAAGGCTCTGCCACCTGCGTGATCAACTTTGATTCAGCCGAAGGCTATCTGGTAGGGGAGCTGAATCGTGGCCTGCAGTGCATGTTCACCATGATGAATTGCGAGCGCTTGTCTATCGGTATTCAAGGGCTGGGATGTGGCGATGCTTCATATCAGAATGCGGTGCAGTATGCTCGGGAGCGTTTGCAGGGTAGGGATGTGCAGGGGGCCGACAAGGCGAAAGCCGCTGATCCCATCATCGTGCATCCAGATGTGCGCCGCATGTTATTGAATATGAAGGCCTTGAATGAGGCGGGCCGGGCTTTTGCCGTGTATCTGGGGTTGCATCTGGATCAAGCCAAGTATGGGGCCAGCGCCGAAGAGCAGGCCAGGGCAGATGCGAAGGTGGCGTTGCTGACGCCGGTGGCCAAAGCGTTTTTTACCGATATGGGCCTGGATTGTACGGTGCTGGGGCAGCAGGTGTTTGGTGGCCATGGTTACATTCGCGAATGGGGACAGGAGCAGTTGGTGCGTGATGTGCGTATTGCTCAGATCTATGAGGGCACCAATGGTATTCAGGCGATGGACTTGCTGCAGCGCAAAGTGTTTGCCAATAACGGCGAATGGATGGAAGCCTATCTGGATGAGATTCGCGAGTTTGCCACCACTGTGCAGGAGGCGTCGTTGCGGGAGCTGGCTGATGACCTGCGTGCCCGCTCGCTGCAGTTGCAGACGTTGACGGAAACGGTTCTGCGCAGCGCCGATGAGTCACCTCTGGAGCTGGGAGCGGCTGCCTGTGATTATCTACATGTGGTGGGTTATGTTTCGTACGGTTATATGTGGCTGAAAATGATGGTGTCTGCAGACGACAGTAGCACCAAACAGAAAACCGGTCGTTACTACTTCAGCCGTATCCTGCCTCGTATCGACAGCTTGATTGCCGCTGTGGAAAGTGGCTCCGGGGCGATGATGTCGTTGTCTGAAGCCGAGTTCTAA
- a CDS encoding helix-turn-helix domain-containing protein: MSQRKRKLFLGSKVRRLREQHHLSQAELANRLGLSPSYLNQIENDQRPLTVQVLLKMGSVFDIDLTDFSEEEDDRLVAEIKDCLEDPLFENEKVLLPELKEIVTRSPAFARHFLSLYQSYHQTKQNYVGLAEDVTGDEAVRSIEGPQFPYEETRDFFYYQNNYFDSLDRAAEELFQQEGMTLGGGEGQFIDYLQRKHGINVIVDADSERLRQFDTRSRKLILSKLLSLRQRVFHLAHQICLLEQASRLDEIIAKARFTNPESDAVCRVGLANYYAGALLMPYETFLHKAQQERYDIERLQILFNVSFEQICHRLSTLQRPTSKGIPFYFLRVDAAGNISKRQSASSFHFARVGGACPLWNVHEAFAQPGKILRQVAQMPDGKTYFCIARTVSRTEGGFLMPQKNFAVGLGCEIAHASQLIYAAGIDLNDKEAAVPIGVSCRVCERTNCSQRAFPPIGKRIHINENEREFLPYRFES; the protein is encoded by the coding sequence ATGAGCCAGCGCAAACGTAAACTCTTCCTCGGCAGCAAGGTGCGACGCCTGCGCGAGCAGCACCACCTCAGCCAAGCAGAACTGGCCAATCGTCTGGGCTTATCCCCCAGCTACCTCAATCAGATTGAAAATGATCAGCGCCCGCTCACCGTCCAGGTGTTACTGAAGATGGGCAGCGTATTCGATATTGATCTGACGGACTTCTCCGAAGAAGAAGACGACCGCCTGGTAGCTGAAATCAAAGACTGCCTGGAAGACCCGCTGTTTGAAAACGAGAAAGTGCTGCTGCCAGAGCTGAAGGAAATAGTGACCCGATCCCCGGCCTTTGCCCGCCATTTTCTCAGCCTTTACCAGTCCTACCATCAAACCAAACAGAACTATGTAGGGCTGGCAGAAGACGTAACCGGCGACGAAGCCGTGCGCTCTATCGAGGGGCCGCAATTCCCCTACGAGGAAACCCGCGATTTTTTCTATTACCAAAACAACTACTTCGACAGCCTGGATCGGGCTGCGGAGGAACTCTTTCAACAGGAAGGTATGACGCTGGGGGGCGGCGAAGGTCAGTTCATCGACTACCTGCAGCGCAAACACGGCATTAACGTCATCGTGGATGCCGACAGTGAACGCTTGCGCCAATTTGATACCCGCAGCCGCAAACTAATATTGTCGAAGCTGTTGTCACTGCGTCAGCGGGTCTTTCATCTGGCCCATCAAATCTGTTTGCTGGAGCAGGCATCCCGACTGGACGAGATCATTGCAAAAGCGCGCTTCACCAACCCGGAATCCGACGCAGTCTGCAGAGTTGGACTGGCTAACTATTACGCCGGGGCTCTGCTTATGCCCTACGAGACCTTCCTGCACAAAGCACAACAAGAACGTTACGACATAGAACGCCTGCAAATCCTGTTTAACGTCAGTTTCGAGCAAATCTGCCATCGACTCAGCACACTGCAACGGCCCACCTCCAAAGGCATTCCGTTCTACTTTCTGCGGGTAGACGCAGCCGGCAACATCTCCAAGCGACAAAGCGCCAGCAGCTTCCATTTCGCCCGCGTCGGTGGGGCCTGCCCCCTGTGGAACGTACACGAAGCCTTTGCCCAGCCGGGCAAGATTTTGCGCCAGGTGGCTCAGATGCCTGATGGCAAAACCTATTTCTGCATCGCACGTACCGTAAGCAGAACCGAAGGAGGCTTTTTGATGCCGCAAAAGAATTTTGCGGTGGGCTTGGGCTGCGAAATCGCTCATGCATCCCAATTGATCTACGCAGCGGGTATCGATTTGAACGACAAGGAAGCGGCTGTGCCCATCGGGGTGAGCTGTCGGGTATGTGAGCGCACCAACTGCTCACAGCGAGCATTTCCCCCGATAGGAAAGCGCATCCACATCAATGAAAACGAACGGGAATTCCTGCCCTATCGATTTGAATCATGA
- a CDS encoding response regulator: MKFNQNSRIRLHILSIAVIGGLGFFCYLLANVFMARQNESRLDELLNHQYPIIEQIRGLKRDLQIVRENLTSAVALEDVFLLEDSEEISLNIEHRLVELTSLDPQMKLFATNVRGVFRNYYDISSQLAAELIANPNQLQSYQLRIDRSHQIYDGLMGVLNTTLSERQASFTALLKQTDLAVKDANRFGAILGGIVIVALLVLAWVISVRVLLAINRTNRLKDQFLATISHEMRTPMNGIIGSLNLLSKVDLGPDQAVWVEAAARSADAMMLSIDDLLELSEIVSGREEVVLAPMQMRPGLERLLANCASEVEAKGLQMECQLDSVVDSILLSDAQKVFHVIRHLLGNAIKFSPSGTIELLVHRVPAKASGLDKVSVLVQDSGPGIPPYLIKELFKPFQQLDGSFRRQFQGMGIGLAICQAIAKLLGGSIYVENRAKGGLSVEFCFPLREAVAETGGQMPDEVKQVTPAPAVPLVLVVEDNPVNQLVIKGYLKRLGCDVVTANNGQEALELVKNRPVDLVFMDCQMPIMDGFEATRKMREMAEPVCNLPIIAVTANAMEADRRMCLQSGMNGYLKKPVALDDIEHELKAFISRAA; the protein is encoded by the coding sequence GTGAAATTTAATCAAAATTCCAGAATACGGCTGCATATCCTTTCCATCGCCGTGATTGGTGGGCTGGGGTTTTTCTGCTATTTGCTGGCCAACGTGTTCATGGCCAGGCAAAACGAGAGTCGCCTGGATGAGTTGTTGAACCATCAGTATCCCATTATTGAGCAAATCAGGGGGCTGAAGCGAGATCTGCAGATCGTTCGTGAGAACCTGACGTCCGCGGTGGCGCTGGAGGATGTCTTTCTGCTGGAAGATTCTGAAGAGATCTCCCTTAATATCGAGCACCGTTTGGTGGAACTCACCAGTCTGGATCCACAAATGAAACTGTTTGCCACCAATGTGCGTGGCGTGTTTCGTAATTATTATGATATTTCGAGCCAGCTGGCGGCGGAGCTGATCGCAAACCCGAATCAATTGCAGAGCTACCAGCTGCGTATTGATCGCTCCCATCAGATCTATGATGGGTTGATGGGGGTGTTGAATACCACGTTGAGCGAGCGACAGGCCAGTTTTACGGCGCTGTTGAAGCAAACTGATTTGGCGGTAAAGGATGCGAATCGGTTTGGCGCAATTCTGGGGGGCATCGTGATTGTGGCGTTATTGGTGTTGGCCTGGGTTATTTCGGTGCGAGTGTTGCTTGCTATCAATCGCACTAACCGTCTGAAGGATCAGTTTCTGGCCACCATCAGTCATGAGATGCGCACGCCCATGAACGGCATCATCGGTTCGTTGAATTTGCTGTCCAAGGTGGATTTGGGGCCGGATCAGGCGGTATGGGTGGAGGCAGCGGCACGTTCGGCGGATGCCATGATGCTGTCCATCGATGATCTATTGGAACTAAGTGAAATTGTATCGGGTCGGGAGGAGGTGGTGCTGGCGCCAATGCAGATGCGGCCAGGGCTGGAGCGCCTGCTTGCAAATTGTGCGTCGGAAGTGGAAGCAAAAGGTTTGCAGATGGAGTGTCAGCTGGATTCGGTTGTGGACAGTATCCTGCTCAGCGATGCCCAGAAAGTATTTCATGTGATTCGCCATTTGTTGGGTAACGCCATCAAGTTTTCTCCCTCCGGTACGATCGAATTGTTGGTACATCGTGTGCCTGCCAAAGCTTCAGGGCTGGATAAGGTGAGTGTGCTGGTTCAGGATTCAGGGCCGGGTATCCCTCCTTATCTGATCAAAGAGTTGTTTAAGCCATTTCAGCAGCTGGATGGATCGTTTCGTCGCCAGTTTCAGGGGATGGGCATCGGGCTCGCCATTTGTCAGGCCATCGCGAAGCTTTTAGGGGGATCGATATACGTTGAGAACAGGGCTAAAGGTGGATTGTCGGTGGAGTTTTGCTTCCCGCTGCGCGAGGCTGTGGCGGAGACCGGCGGACAGATGCCGGATGAGGTTAAACAGGTAACACCGGCTCCTGCTGTGCCGCTGGTGCTGGTGGTGGAAGATAACCCGGTGAATCAGTTGGTGATTAAAGGGTATCTGAAGCGGCTGGGTTGCGACGTGGTGACGGCTAATAACGGTCAGGAGGCGCTGGAGTTGGTGAAAAACCGGCCTGTGGATCTGGTGTTTATGGACTGTCAGATGCCGATCATGGACGGCTTTGAGGCAACCCGTAAAATGCGTGAAATGGCGGAGCCCGTTTGCAATCTACCGATCATTGCGGTGACGGCCAATGCCATGGAGGCAGATCGCAGGATGTGCCTGCAGTCCGGCATGAACGGTTATTTGAAAAAGCCTGTGGCACTGGACGATATTGAACATGAGCTCAAAGCGTTTATATCGCGCGCGGCCTGA
- a CDS encoding type 2 periplasmic-binding domain-containing protein, whose product MTKSTLIILKLTLAALLLAGTSGVRADIFVITNADNPVAQLSLKEVRKVFLGRLHLYPGTEHEPLAIDLPQTSHAYRHFYEKTVGISLPKLKRYRAYYLFSGKGKIPSEAPNSDAVVDAVKRSTYAIGYVETSAENLQGIKILYREE is encoded by the coding sequence ATGACAAAGAGCACGCTGATCATCCTCAAACTAACCCTCGCCGCCCTGCTATTGGCAGGCACCAGCGGAGTTCGAGCGGACATCTTCGTCATCACCAATGCCGACAACCCTGTTGCCCAGCTAAGCCTGAAAGAAGTCCGCAAAGTATTCCTCGGGCGTCTGCACCTCTATCCAGGAACCGAACACGAACCCCTCGCCATCGACCTGCCACAAACCAGCCATGCGTACCGCCACTTTTACGAAAAAACCGTTGGCATATCCCTGCCCAAATTGAAACGCTATCGAGCGTATTACCTGTTCAGCGGTAAGGGCAAGATACCCTCCGAAGCCCCTAACAGCGACGCTGTAGTTGACGCAGTAAAACGCAGCACCTACGCCATTGGCTATGTAGAAACCTCAGCGGAAAACCTGCAAGGCATCAAAATCCTGTACCGCGAGGAATAA
- the rplS gene encoding 50S ribosomal protein L19, whose translation MSGKNLIIQAIENEQLKQDLPKFSVGDTVVVSVKVTEGERTRLQAFEGVVIGKRNRGLNSAFTVRKISNGVGVERTFQTHSPLVDSIAVKRRGAVRRAKLYFLRERTGKSARIREKLN comes from the coding sequence ATGAGCGGTAAAAATTTAATCATTCAAGCTATTGAAAACGAGCAGTTGAAGCAGGATCTTCCCAAGTTCAGCGTGGGCGACACTGTTGTTGTCAGCGTGAAGGTAACGGAAGGTGAGCGTACTCGTCTGCAGGCATTCGAAGGCGTGGTGATTGGTAAGCGTAACCGTGGACTGAACTCCGCGTTCACCGTACGTAAAATCTCCAACGGTGTGGGCGTTGAGCGTACTTTCCAGACTCACAGCCCGCTGGTTGACAGCATCGCTGTTAAGCGCCGCGGTGCGGTTCGTCGCGCCAAGCTGTACTTCCTGCGTGAGCGTACTGGTAAGTCTGCCCGTATCCGTGAGAAGCTCAACTAA
- the trmD gene encoding tRNA (guanosine(37)-N1)-methyltransferase TrmD, with amino-acid sequence MKFEIVTLFPEMFSAITDYGVTGRAVKNGLIELGYTNPRDFTQDVHRTVDDRPYGGGPGMLMLVEPLLAAIASAKARLESAAVSDPKVVYVSPQGRPFDQQAAKGFSERQGMVFLCGRYEGVDERVIDMAVDEEWSIGDYVLSGGELPVMSMIDATVRLLPGVLGHKDSAAEDSFFQGLLDCPHYTRPEIYDDRPVPKVLMSGHHGEIRRWRLKQSLGRTWQRRPDLINGRQLSKEERALLNEYLDEQGLS; translated from the coding sequence ATGAAATTTGAAATTGTCACCCTGTTCCCTGAGATGTTCAGCGCCATTACAGACTACGGTGTGACCGGCAGAGCTGTAAAAAACGGGTTGATTGAGCTGGGCTACACTAACCCCAGGGATTTTACCCAGGATGTGCACCGAACCGTGGATGATCGCCCTTATGGTGGCGGCCCCGGTATGCTGATGTTGGTGGAGCCTTTACTGGCCGCCATTGCCAGCGCCAAGGCCAGGCTTGAGTCGGCAGCGGTGTCTGATCCGAAAGTAGTGTATGTATCACCTCAGGGCAGGCCGTTTGATCAACAGGCCGCCAAGGGGTTCAGCGAGCGGCAGGGCATGGTATTTTTGTGTGGCCGTTACGAGGGTGTTGATGAGCGTGTGATCGACATGGCGGTGGATGAAGAATGGTCCATCGGCGATTACGTGTTAAGCGGTGGCGAGCTGCCGGTGATGTCGATGATCGACGCCACGGTAAGGTTGTTGCCGGGGGTGCTGGGTCATAAGGATTCTGCAGCGGAGGACTCTTTCTTTCAAGGGTTGTTGGATTGCCCTCACTATACCCGCCCGGAAATATACGATGATCGACCGGTGCCCAAGGTGCTGATGAGCGGTCACCACGGTGAGATCAGGCGCTGGCGATTAAAGCAATCCCTGGGCCGAACCTGGCAGCGTCGCCCTGACCTTATAAATGGCAGGCAGCTCAGTAAAGAAGAGCGCGCACTGCTGAATGAATACTTGGATGAGCAAGGCTTGTCCTGA
- the rimM gene encoding ribosome maturation factor RimM (Essential for efficient processing of 16S rRNA), producing MSADWVVVGKLLGAYGIKGWMKLYSHTQPMENIAEYSPLWINRGGSWQPISVERVQRHGKGLVIKVEGCDNREQIPAFTGCELAIKREQLPALQQNDYYWSELEGLTVKTLEGDCLGKISHLFETGSNDVIAVKGNADSIDRQERLIPYVWDDVVRAVDLQSGTMTVDWDKDF from the coding sequence ATGTCGGCAGACTGGGTGGTTGTTGGGAAGCTTCTTGGGGCCTATGGCATCAAGGGCTGGATGAAACTCTATTCCCACACCCAGCCGATGGAAAATATTGCAGAATACAGCCCTCTCTGGATCAATCGGGGGGGGAGCTGGCAGCCCATAAGCGTTGAACGTGTTCAGCGGCATGGAAAGGGGCTGGTGATCAAGGTCGAAGGTTGTGATAACCGCGAGCAGATCCCGGCTTTCACTGGGTGTGAATTAGCAATCAAGCGTGAGCAGCTGCCAGCGCTCCAGCAAAACGACTATTACTGGTCTGAGCTGGAAGGATTAACGGTTAAAACCCTCGAGGGTGACTGTCTCGGTAAGATCAGTCACCTGTTCGAGACCGGTTCCAACGATGTCATTGCGGTGAAAGGCAATGCCGACAGCATCGACCGGCAGGAGCGCCTGATTCCCTATGTTTGGGATGATGTGGTTCGGGCGGTTGATCTGCAGTCCGGCACTATGACGGTGGACTGGGATAAAGATTTCTAG
- the rpsP gene encoding 30S ribosomal protein S16, with protein MVTIRMTRGGSKKRPFYHLVVTDSRNARDGRYIERVGFFNPLARGQEERVRLDLARIEHWVGLGAQTSDRVATLLKDAKKAAAAA; from the coding sequence ATGGTAACCATTCGAATGACCCGTGGCGGCTCCAAAAAACGTCCTTTCTATCACCTGGTTGTAACCGATAGCCGTAATGCCCGTGACGGTCGTTACATCGAGCGCGTTGGTTTCTTCAACCCGCTGGCCCGTGGCCAGGAAGAGCGTGTACGTTTGGATCTGGCCCGCATCGAGCATTGGGTTGGTCTGGGCGCTCAGACTTCTGATCGCGTAGCCACTTTGCTGAAAGATGCCAAAAAAGCAGCAGCTGCAGCTTAA